The Pseudomonas sp. SCA2728.1_7 DNA segment GGAAGGTCAGCGCACCTGGCTGACGCCGGTTCTCGGCGCGGTCGAGCGCGGTTGCTACCGCATCGCCGGGGTCGATCCCCAGGCTGAACAGAGCTGGCAGAAATACACGCTGGCACTGCTGGCGTTCAACCTTGCCGGTTTCCTGCTGTTGTTCGCGATTCTGTTGTTTCAGGATCACTTGCCGCTGAACCCGCAAAATCTGCCGGGCCAGGAATGGACCCAAGCGTTCAACACCGCGGTCAGCTTCATGACCAACACCAACTGGCAGTCCTACAGCGGTGAAGCGACGCTCAGCTACCTGAGCCAGATGGTCGGCCTCACCGTGCAGAACTTCGTCAGCGCCGCCACCGGCCTCGCCGTGCTGGTTGCGCTGTGCCGTGGCATCGGCCGCAAATCGACGAAAACCCTTGGCAACTTCTGGGTCGACATGACCCGCGCCACCCTCTACGGCCTGCTGCCGCTGTGCCTGTTGTTGGCACTGTATCTGGTCTGGCAGGGCGTGCCACAGACCTTTGCGCAGTATGTGAACGCGGTGACGATGCAAGGCGTTGATCAAGTGATCCCGCTCGGCCCGGCCGCCAGTCAGATTGCGATCAAACAACTGGGCACCAACGGCGGTGGTTTCTTCGGCGTCAACTCGGCGCATCCGTTCGAGAACCCGACCGCGTGGAGCAACTTGTTTGAAGTCGCTTCGATCATTCTGATCCCGGTGGCGCTGGTGTTCACTTTCGGCCACTACGTCAAAGACCTGCGCCAGAGCCGCGCGATCATCGCCTGCATGCTCGCGCTGTTCCTGATCGGCGGCGCGACCTCGCTGTGGGCCGAATATCAGCCGAACCCGACGCTGAACAACGCTGCCGTCGAACAGGCTGCGCCGCTGGAAGGCAAGGAAGCACGCTTCGGCACCACCGCCACGGTGCTGTGGTCGGTGACGACGACGGCCGCCTCGAACGGCTCGGTCAACGGCATGCACGACAGCCTCAATCCGCTCAGCGGCATGGTTGCACTGGTCAACATGATGGTTGGCGAAGTGATCTTCGGCGGCGTCGGTGCCGGGCTTTACGGCATGTTGCTCAACGTGTTGATCGCAGTGTTCCTCGCCGGTCTGATGATCGGGCGTACGCCGGAATACCTCGGCAAGAAACTCCAGGCGCGAGAGGTGCAATTACTGGTGGTGACCCTGCTGGTGATGCCGGTCGGCGTGCTGGTGCTCGGTGCAATTGCCGCCGCGGTTCCCAGTGCTGCGGCGACCATCAGCAACCCTGGCCCGCACGGTTTCAGCCAGTTGCTTTACGCCTACACCTCGGCGAGTGCCAACAACGGCTCGGCGTTCGGTGGCCTGAGCGCGAACACGCCTTTCCATAACCTGATGCTGGGCCTGGGCATGTTGATCGGTCGCTTCGGTTACATCCTTCCGGTACTGGCCTTGGCCGGCAGCCTGGCGATGAAGAAAACCGCACCGATCGGCCAGAACAGTTTCCCGACTCACGGCCCGCTGTTCGTGACCCTGTTGACCGTGACCATTTTGCTTGTAGGCGGCCTGACCTTTCTGCCGACTCTGGCGCTCGGCCCGATTGCCGAACATTTAAGTATGGGCTTCTAAGGAATCCATCATGAATATGCACGTTCCTGCAAAACCTGCAGAGCCGACCAAGTCGGCAGAAGCACCGAAAACCGCGATCTCGGCCCTGTGGCGGCCGGCGCTGCTGCAAGCTTTCGTCAAGCTCGACCCTCGGCAGTTGAAGCGTTCGCCGGTGATGCTGGTGGTCGAACTGACCGCGATTTTCACCACCGTGCTGTGCTTCATTCCCGACGCCGATGTGCCGACCTTTGTCGCCGCGCAAATCGCCCTGTGGCTGTGGTTCACCGTGCTGTTCGCCAACTTCGCCGAAGCCTTGGCCGAAGGTCGCGGCAAGGCGCGCGCCGATAGCCTCAAGGCCGGCAGCGAAGGCCTCAGCGCGCGACGCAAACTGGCCAACGGCAGCTTTCAGGTCGTGCCGGCGGCGAGCCTGCGCAAAGGTGATGTGGTGCGCGTCGAAGCCGGGGAGATGATCCCCGGTGACGGTGAGGTCATCGAAGGCATCGCGGCGGTCAACGAAGCGGCGATCACCGGTGAATCGGCGCCGGTGATTCGTGAGTCCGGCGGCGATCGTTCGGCGGTCACTGGCAACACGCGACTGGTGTCTGACTGGTTGCTGGTGCAGATCACCGTCAATCCGGGTGAGTCGACTCTGGATCGCATGATCGCCCTGGTCGAAGGCGCCAAACGCCAGAAGACCCCGAACGAAGTGGCGTTGGACATCCTGCTGATTGGCCTGACCCTGATCTTCCTGCTGGTGGTGGTGACCCTGCAACCGTTCGCCCATTTCGCCAATGGCAGCCTGCCGCTGGTGTTTCTGGTGGCGCTGCTGGTCACGCTGATCCCGACCACTATTGGCGGTTTGCTGTCGGCGATCGGTATCGCCGGGATGGATCGTCTGGTGCGTCTGAACGTGATCGCCAAGTCCGGTCGTGCGGTGGAAGCAGCGGGTGACGTGCATGTACTGCTGCTGGACAAGACCGGCACCATCACCTTCGGTAATCGTCGTTGCAGTGCGGTCTACGCTGCACCGGGTGTCAGCGGTCGCGAGCTGGCCGAAGGTGCGTTGTTCGCTTCGCTGGCCGATGAAACCGCTGAAGGTAAATCCATCGTTGAATACCTGCGTGGTCTGCATCCGCAACCTGAGCCGGCGCTGGAAACCCTGACCGCCGTGCCGTTCAGCGCTGAAACCCGCTTGTCCGGTGTCGACTATCAGGGCCGTGTCTATCGCAAAGGCGCGGTGGACTCGCTGCTGAGTTTTCTCGGGCAAAAACGCTCGGATCTGGCCCCAGCCCTGTCGCGGGAAATCGACAAGATTGCGCAGAGCGGCGGTACCCCGTTACTGGTCTGCGCCGACGGTAAATTGCTTGGCGCGATTCACCTCAAAGACGTGGTCAAACCGGGCATTCGTGAGCGTTTCGCCGAACTGCGCAAACTCGGCATTCGCACCGTAATGGTCACCGGTGACAACCCGCTGACCGCCGCTGCCATCGCCGCTGAAGCGGGCGTCGATGATGTTCTCGCCGAAGCCACGCCGGAGAAGAAACTCGCGCGTATTCGTCACGAGCAGAACGACGGTCGCCTGGTCGCGATGTGCGGCGATGGCGCCAACGACGCGCCGGCGCTGGCTCAGGCAGACGTCGGCATGGCGATGAACGACGGCACCCAGGCTGCACGCGAAGCGGCGAACATGGTCGACCTCGACAGCGACCCGACCAAGCTGCTCGATGTGGTGCAGATCGGCAAGGAATTGCTGGTGACCCGTGGCGCGCTGACGACCTTTTCCATCGCCAACGACGTGGCCAAATACTTCGCGATTCTGCCGGCACTGTTCGCCTCGATTTATCCGCAACTGGGTGTGCTGAACATCATGCAGCTGACCAGTCCGCAGAGTGCGATTCTCTCGGCGATTGTCTTCAACGCCTTGATCATCGTTGTGCTGATTCCGCTGGCGCTGCGCGGGGTTCGCGTGCAGGCGGCGAGTGCGGCGGCGTTGCTGCGACGCAATCTGTTGATCTATGGATTGGGCGGGATTCTGGTGCCGTTCGTGGGGATCAAGGCGATCGACATGCTGCTCACGGCGCTGCATCTGGTGTGAGGCGGGAAAGAACCCCTCACCCTAACCCTCTCCCGGAGGGAGAGGGGACTGACCGAGGTGATTACGGGAGCTACACCGACCTGAAATACCGAGCCGAACTCAGGTTTGAACTGCACAAAGATCGGCTCCCTTTCCTTTTGTCACCTTCGTGGGAGAGGGGACTGACCGAGGTGATTGGGAGAGGTACATCGACCTGAAATACCGAGCCGAACTCAGGTTTTGAACAGCACAAAAACCGGCTCCCTTACCCCTTGGCGACTTTGGGGGAGAGGGACTGACCGAGTGGTTAATCAAAGGTACATCGGCCAGAAATACCGAGCCGAACGCAAGTTTTGAAAAGTACAAAGATCGGCTCCCTTTCCCCCTCGCCCCCTTGGGGGAGAGGGCTGGGGTGAGGGGGAAGAGATCCCCCTGACACTCCACCAAAGTTTGCCCAACGAATTCGAGGATTTTGCAATGTCCACAATGATACGTCCGGCCCTGAGCCTGCTGGTGCTGATGACCCTGGTCACCGGCGTCGCCTATCCACTGGTGGTAACCGGTGTCGCGCAAGTCGCATTCCCCGCGCAAGCCAACGGCAGCCTGGTGCACGACGCCGACGGCAAGGTCCGTGGTTCGTCACTGATCGCCCAGGATTTTGTCGGCGATGCCTGGTTCCATCCACGTCCCTCCGCCGGTGCGTTTGCTACGGTTTCCAGCAGCGCAAGCAACCTGGCGCCGAGCAATCCGGCACTCGCCACGCGGGTGATCGACGACGCCAACAAACTCCAGGTTCCCGGCCAAGGCCCGGTGCCATTGGCCTTGCTGACCACCTCCGGCAGCGGCCTTGATCCACACTTGCCTCCGGCGGCGATTGCCTATCAACTGGCGCGTGTTGCAGCGGCGCGAAACCTGCCGGTGTCGACCTTGCAGCAACTGCTCGATGCGCACATCGAACAGCCGCTGGTGGGGCCGCCGGTAGTGAATGTGCTGGCGTTGAACATGGCACTGGAAAAATTGTAGATCGGTGGCGCGGCCATTCGCGAGCAGGCTCGCTCCCACAGGGATACGCGTTCAAAATGTGGGAGCGAGCCTGCTCGCGAAGAGGGCCGAAAGAACACTGCATAACTATCAGCAAGAGAGAGCATCAAGCATGAGCGACTCCGGCCGCGCCGACGCACTGTTAGCAGACTTGCCCCGTGACGGCCGTGGCCGGTTGAAAGTATTCCTCGGCGCCGCCCCCGGTGTCGGCAAGACCTACGCCATGCTTCAGGCCGCCCACACCCAGTTGCGCCAAGGAGTGAAAGTCCTCGCCGGCGTCGTCGAAACCCACGGCCGCGCTGAAACCGAAGCGCTGCTCGGCGGCTTGCCGCAGCAGCCGCTGGTGCGCTCGGAATACCGTGGCGTGATGCTCGAAGAAATGGACCTCGACGGCATTCTCGCCGCCAGGCCCAAGCTTGTGCTGGTCGATGAACTGGCCCACAGCAACGCGCCCGGCAGCCGCCACGCCAAGCGCTGGCAAGACATTCAGGAACTGCTCGCCGCCGGCATCGACGTGTTCACCACGGTCAACGTCCAGCACCTGGAAAGTCTCAACGATCAGGTGCGCGGCATCACCGGTGTGCAAGTGCGCGAAACCCTGCCGGACTGGGTGCTGCAAGAAGCCTACGAACTGCTGCTGATCGACCTGCCGCCGCGTGAATTGCTCGAGCGTCTGCGCGAAGGCAAGGTCTATGTGCCGGAGCAGGCGCGCGCGGCGATCGATGCGTTTTTCACCCAGACCAACCTCACCGCATTGCGCGAACTGGCGATGCAAACCGCCGCCGCGCAGGTCGACAATGATCTCGCCCAAGGCTATCGCCAACTCGGCCAGGCCGCCCCGGCAGTGCGCGGGCGATTGCTGGTCGGCGTCGATGGTGATGCGCAGGCCGAACGCCTGGTCCGCCACGCCAGTCGCGTCGCCCAGCGTCGGCATCTGCCGTGGAGTCTGGTGCACGTCGACAACGGCACCGTACGCGACGAGCAATCGCGTCTGCGCCTGCAAAGCGCTCAGCAACTGGCCGAGCGTCTTGGCGGCGAGGTGGTTTTACTGCGCGCCGGTGAGGTCGCCAAAACCCTGATCCAGCATGCCGCCGAGCGCCGCGCGAGCCTGGTCCTGGTCGGCCAGTCCCGGCCACGTCTGCGCCGTCGTTTGTTTGGCGGCGGACTCGCGGCGCGTTTGTTACGTCAGGCCCATGGGCTGGAAATCAACGTCCTCGACAGCGATCAGCAACAGCATCAACCGCGCCCGCGCAATGCTCTGACCTTGGTGTGGTTCGACTATGCGCTGGCGCTGGTCGCCACTGTGTTGGCCAGTGCTCTGGCGTGGGCGGTGTCGAGTGTGTTGCCACTGCCGAACATCTCGTTGGTGTTCCTCGCGGCGGTGTTGCTGGTCGCGGTGCGTAGCAGTCTCGGTCCGGCGCTGGCCTGTGCCGCGTTGTCGTTTCTGACCTATGACTTTTTGTTCATCCCGCCGAATTTTTCTTTCAGCATTCAGCGCGAAGAAGACGTACTGACCTTGCTGTTTTTCCTGCTGATGGCAGCGCTCACGGGTAACCTTGCGGCGCGTCAGCGTCGGCAATTGCAGGCCCTGCGC contains these protein-coding regions:
- the kdpA gene encoding potassium-transporting ATPase subunit KdpA, translated to MHSYDYWLILAFFAVVLLPAPFLGRFYYKVMEGQRTWLTPVLGAVERGCYRIAGVDPQAEQSWQKYTLALLAFNLAGFLLLFAILLFQDHLPLNPQNLPGQEWTQAFNTAVSFMTNTNWQSYSGEATLSYLSQMVGLTVQNFVSAATGLAVLVALCRGIGRKSTKTLGNFWVDMTRATLYGLLPLCLLLALYLVWQGVPQTFAQYVNAVTMQGVDQVIPLGPAASQIAIKQLGTNGGGFFGVNSAHPFENPTAWSNLFEVASIILIPVALVFTFGHYVKDLRQSRAIIACMLALFLIGGATSLWAEYQPNPTLNNAAVEQAAPLEGKEARFGTTATVLWSVTTTAASNGSVNGMHDSLNPLSGMVALVNMMVGEVIFGGVGAGLYGMLLNVLIAVFLAGLMIGRTPEYLGKKLQAREVQLLVVTLLVMPVGVLVLGAIAAAVPSAAATISNPGPHGFSQLLYAYTSASANNGSAFGGLSANTPFHNLMLGLGMLIGRFGYILPVLALAGSLAMKKTAPIGQNSFPTHGPLFVTLLTVTILLVGGLTFLPTLALGPIAEHLSMGF
- the kdpC gene encoding potassium-transporting ATPase subunit KdpC yields the protein MSTMIRPALSLLVLMTLVTGVAYPLVVTGVAQVAFPAQANGSLVHDADGKVRGSSLIAQDFVGDAWFHPRPSAGAFATVSSSASNLAPSNPALATRVIDDANKLQVPGQGPVPLALLTTSGSGLDPHLPPAAIAYQLARVAAARNLPVSTLQQLLDAHIEQPLVGPPVVNVLALNMALEKL
- a CDS encoding sensor histidine kinase KdpD; the encoded protein is MSDSGRADALLADLPRDGRGRLKVFLGAAPGVGKTYAMLQAAHTQLRQGVKVLAGVVETHGRAETEALLGGLPQQPLVRSEYRGVMLEEMDLDGILAARPKLVLVDELAHSNAPGSRHAKRWQDIQELLAAGIDVFTTVNVQHLESLNDQVRGITGVQVRETLPDWVLQEAYELLLIDLPPRELLERLREGKVYVPEQARAAIDAFFTQTNLTALRELAMQTAAAQVDNDLAQGYRQLGQAAPAVRGRLLVGVDGDAQAERLVRHASRVAQRRHLPWSLVHVDNGTVRDEQSRLRLQSAQQLAERLGGEVVLLRAGEVAKTLIQHAAERRASLVLVGQSRPRLRRRLFGGGLAARLLRQAHGLEINVLDSDQQQHQPRPRNALTLVWFDYALALVATVLASALAWAVSSVLPLPNISLVFLAAVLLVAVRSSLGPALACAALSFLTYDFLFIPPNFSFSIQREEDVLTLLFFLLMAALTGNLAARQRRQLQALRDTQEETTELLDLSRKLTAATDRQAVISAAAQHLNGWSDLQLCLLNRDGQGGWKVETGGPLQFTEAERAAADWAWQHDQPAGMGTGTLPFGRWWWWPLSVEDGPLALLGVCAKEGQTLSGQRRRLLTALSQPLAQALARAQLADDLEAARLHGETEQLRSALLASVSHDLRTPLTAMRGSIDSLLALGEAIPLEDRRELLEGTRDEAERLDRYIQNLLDMTRLGHGALKLARDWVSPADIVGSSLNRLRAVLAPLQVSTDVPGELPLLFVHAALIEQALVNVMENAARFSPAHGRLQLNAGANDQEIFFSVSDEGPGIPEEERAKIFDMFYTAARGDRGGQGTGLGLAICQGMVGAHGGRISVANGIDGRGTCITLHLPLQTQPGMDDEA
- the kdpB gene encoding potassium-transporting ATPase subunit KdpB gives rise to the protein MNMHVPAKPAEPTKSAEAPKTAISALWRPALLQAFVKLDPRQLKRSPVMLVVELTAIFTTVLCFIPDADVPTFVAAQIALWLWFTVLFANFAEALAEGRGKARADSLKAGSEGLSARRKLANGSFQVVPAASLRKGDVVRVEAGEMIPGDGEVIEGIAAVNEAAITGESAPVIRESGGDRSAVTGNTRLVSDWLLVQITVNPGESTLDRMIALVEGAKRQKTPNEVALDILLIGLTLIFLLVVVTLQPFAHFANGSLPLVFLVALLVTLIPTTIGGLLSAIGIAGMDRLVRLNVIAKSGRAVEAAGDVHVLLLDKTGTITFGNRRCSAVYAAPGVSGRELAEGALFASLADETAEGKSIVEYLRGLHPQPEPALETLTAVPFSAETRLSGVDYQGRVYRKGAVDSLLSFLGQKRSDLAPALSREIDKIAQSGGTPLLVCADGKLLGAIHLKDVVKPGIRERFAELRKLGIRTVMVTGDNPLTAAAIAAEAGVDDVLAEATPEKKLARIRHEQNDGRLVAMCGDGANDAPALAQADVGMAMNDGTQAAREAANMVDLDSDPTKLLDVVQIGKELLVTRGALTTFSIANDVAKYFAILPALFASIYPQLGVLNIMQLTSPQSAILSAIVFNALIIVVLIPLALRGVRVQAASAAALLRRNLLIYGLGGILVPFVGIKAIDMLLTALHLV